In Streptomyces sp. ML-6, one DNA window encodes the following:
- a CDS encoding ParB/RepB/Spo0J family partition protein, which produces MKYLGTMPTALLNDRQIRPTEYRRWADAERRFTTRAKDRAKVEDLKTSISKNGLQVPIRLGISDRYPDDVYVADGHHRAIALMNLGVETFPFHWYWIRSFGVTWERGPFPYHVLGL; this is translated from the coding sequence ATGAAGTACCTCGGGACGATGCCGACCGCACTCCTCAACGACCGGCAGATCCGCCCCACCGAGTACCGCAGGTGGGCCGACGCCGAACGCCGCTTCACCACCAGGGCCAAGGACCGGGCCAAGGTCGAAGACCTCAAGACCTCGATCAGTAAGAACGGGCTCCAGGTCCCGATCCGGCTCGGTATCTCCGACCGCTACCCCGACGACGTGTACGTCGCCGACGGCCACCACCGGGCCATCGCCCTCATGAACCTGGGCGTCGAAACCTTCCCCTTCCACTGGTACTGGATCCGGTCGTTCGGCGTGACGTGGGAGCGCGGCCCGTTCCCCTACCACGTCCTCGGCCTCTGA
- a CDS encoding terminase family protein, with protein MTTALERQVAVYRTLPPEQRATITRLADKETRAALAWAEQQMAIERSPGAMASALTGGREWQARHLDLIDQAFVRIANGERMRVLLNMPPRHGKSARAARWAPLWYLARHPDHRIMIASYAAKLAEGHGRWIRDNIRAHGDTIGINLRYGSQAANRFDLEGTEGGLVTAGVGGSLTGMGANVAIVDDPLKDAKDADSPVKLATLWDWWQQVINTRMEPNGSIIVIQTRWSENDLAGRILQGGAKDWTVLNLPAIAMTEGDPLGRQIGEPLWPERFHRKHLDRFKKDVGERGWWALYQQEPRPLEGGVWKWPWITDNRITPQAFRGVDLTRTLVAIDTAGGRDDSDEVGLIGGGRDARGEMYLLADQSRKMGAAKWGRAACLLAIELQADAFVVESNFGGDMAAQILRQAWTELEREGATHGMLMPRIIEVTAKVGKRLRAEPIAQLYENGHVHHVGEFPGLEVQYVSWIPGMDSPDRMDAAVHLLTELADPAAASVGSSPYADQRLSGRR; from the coding sequence GTGACCACAGCCCTCGAACGGCAGGTCGCCGTCTACCGCACTCTGCCCCCCGAGCAGCGTGCCACCATCACCCGGCTCGCCGACAAGGAAACCCGGGCTGCCCTGGCATGGGCCGAACAGCAGATGGCCATCGAACGATCCCCGGGCGCCATGGCATCAGCGCTCACTGGGGGCCGCGAGTGGCAGGCCCGCCACCTGGATCTCATCGATCAGGCGTTCGTCCGCATCGCCAACGGCGAACGCATGCGCGTCCTGCTGAACATGCCTCCTCGCCATGGGAAGTCCGCTCGGGCGGCCCGGTGGGCACCCCTGTGGTACCTGGCCAGACACCCCGACCACCGCATCATGATCGCCTCATACGCGGCCAAGCTCGCCGAAGGCCACGGCAGGTGGATCCGTGACAACATCCGCGCCCACGGCGACACCATCGGCATCAACCTCCGCTACGGCTCCCAAGCAGCGAACCGATTCGACCTCGAAGGCACCGAAGGCGGGCTCGTCACCGCCGGCGTCGGAGGCTCCCTCACCGGCATGGGCGCAAACGTCGCCATAGTCGACGACCCCCTGAAAGACGCCAAGGACGCCGACAGCCCCGTCAAACTCGCCACCCTCTGGGACTGGTGGCAGCAGGTCATCAACACCCGCATGGAACCCAACGGCTCCATCATCGTCATCCAGACCCGCTGGTCCGAGAACGACCTCGCAGGCCGCATCCTCCAGGGCGGAGCCAAGGACTGGACCGTCCTCAACCTCCCCGCCATCGCCATGACCGAAGGAGACCCCCTCGGCCGGCAGATCGGCGAGCCCCTCTGGCCCGAACGCTTCCACCGAAAGCACCTCGACCGCTTCAAGAAGGACGTCGGCGAACGCGGCTGGTGGGCCCTCTACCAGCAGGAACCGCGCCCGCTGGAAGGCGGCGTCTGGAAGTGGCCGTGGATCACCGACAACCGCATCACCCCACAAGCCTTCCGCGGCGTCGACCTCACCCGCACCCTCGTCGCCATCGACACCGCCGGCGGCCGCGACGACAGCGACGAAGTCGGCCTCATCGGCGGCGGCCGCGACGCCCGCGGCGAGATGTACCTCCTCGCTGACCAGTCCAGGAAAATGGGCGCCGCCAAGTGGGGGAGAGCTGCTTGCCTCCTTGCAATCGAGCTCCAGGCTGACGCGTTCGTCGTCGAGTCCAACTTCGGCGGGGACATGGCCGCCCAGATCCTCCGGCAAGCCTGGACGGAACTCGAACGCGAGGGCGCCACCCACGGCATGCTCATGCCGCGCATCATCGAAGTGACCGCCAAGGTCGGGAAACGGCTACGCGCCGAGCCCATTGCCCAGCTGTACGAGAACGGGCATGTCCACCACGTTGGTGAGTTCCCCGGGCTTGAGGTCCAGTACGTGTCATGGATCCCAGGTATGGACTCCCCGGACCGCATGGACGCCGCCGTTCACCTGCTTACCGAGCTTGCCGACCCGGCGGCCGCGTCCGTGGGTAGCTCCCCGTATGCCGACCAGCGCTTGTCTGGTAGGCGATGA
- a CDS encoding head decoration protein gives MDLQPMTTTETVTADRRWLRNLHGSGMNATVTLDVAKFTSGTHYLPATATTPQAVFKSGLPLGKVTASGLYAPYTSGATDGTEILAGLLATDTHFNPASTKVGGALLVHGDVDTAKLPVALTVPDAASRTDLIHFS, from the coding sequence GTGGACCTCCAGCCGATGACCACCACCGAGACCGTGACCGCCGACCGGCGGTGGCTGCGCAACCTGCACGGCTCGGGCATGAACGCCACCGTCACCCTCGACGTCGCCAAGTTCACGTCGGGCACCCACTACCTGCCGGCCACGGCCACGACCCCGCAGGCCGTGTTCAAGTCGGGCCTGCCGCTCGGGAAGGTCACCGCATCGGGCCTGTACGCCCCCTACACCTCGGGCGCGACCGACGGCACCGAGATCCTCGCCGGGCTCCTCGCCACGGATACCCACTTCAACCCGGCCTCCACCAAGGTCGGCGGGGCGCTCCTGGTCCACGGCGACGTCGACACCGCCAAGCTCCCCGTCGCACTCACCGTGCCTGACGCGGCCAGCCGCACCGACCTCATCCACTTCTCCTGA
- a CDS encoding major capsid protein: protein MLETLLRDIDATEINAFARAVQTPADYALTLSVMPERTINSVKFRIKSTSRRVNAAKYRAWDAQTAVATREAKRIVTEGMLPPLGQKYLVGELEQILLDTSRGADASELVELLYQDVAAHVQSIKSRLELAVGDLLTDGKFTLSGENGLTVEYDAGVPSANMPTAATAWTDPTADALKDEMAWIETLRASGAPLPSRVVTSYKARALLAANNSYRAAFYGSVSPSTTPTAVLAPNEVDVVRARYGLPPIEVYDVQIPLDDGTMKRPIPEDRWLMLPPTPQTWGETQYGVTAESLVLSSGGNPAIEREEAPGIVVTHGYKDDPVQVWTKGAAVAMPVLYVPDIHITAKVF, encoded by the coding sequence ATGCTTGAGACCCTGCTCAGGGACATCGACGCCACCGAGATCAACGCGTTCGCACGGGCCGTACAGACCCCGGCGGACTACGCGCTGACCCTCTCCGTCATGCCGGAACGCACCATCAACTCGGTGAAGTTCCGCATCAAGTCCACGTCCCGCCGAGTGAACGCGGCGAAGTACCGGGCGTGGGACGCGCAGACCGCCGTCGCGACCCGCGAGGCCAAGCGCATCGTCACCGAGGGCATGCTCCCGCCCCTGGGTCAGAAGTACCTGGTCGGCGAGCTCGAGCAGATCCTCCTCGACACCTCCCGCGGCGCCGACGCGTCCGAGCTCGTGGAACTGCTCTACCAGGACGTGGCCGCGCACGTGCAGTCCATCAAGTCCCGCCTCGAGCTCGCCGTCGGTGACCTCCTCACCGACGGCAAGTTCACCCTGTCCGGGGAGAACGGACTCACCGTCGAGTACGACGCTGGTGTCCCCTCCGCGAACATGCCGACCGCAGCCACCGCGTGGACCGACCCGACCGCGGACGCCCTCAAGGACGAGATGGCCTGGATCGAGACGCTCCGCGCCTCCGGCGCCCCGCTCCCGTCCCGCGTCGTCACCTCCTACAAGGCTCGCGCCCTGCTCGCCGCGAACAACTCCTACCGGGCCGCTTTCTACGGCAGCGTGTCCCCGTCGACCACCCCGACCGCCGTCCTCGCTCCGAACGAGGTCGACGTCGTCCGCGCCCGCTACGGCCTCCCGCCCATCGAGGTGTACGACGTCCAGATCCCCCTGGACGACGGCACGATGAAGCGCCCGATCCCCGAGGACCGGTGGCTGATGCTGCCCCCCACCCCGCAGACGTGGGGCGAGACGCAGTACGGCGTCACCGCCGAGTCTCTCGTGCTGTCCTCGGGCGGCAACCCCGCCATCGAGCGGGAGGAAGCCCCCGGCATCGTCGTCACCCACGGCTACAAGGACGACCCGGTCCAGGTGTGGACCAAGGGCGCGGCCGTCGCCATGCCGGTGCTGTACGTGCCGGACATCCACATCACCGCCAAGGTCTTCTGA
- a CDS encoding DUF6093 family protein, with amino-acid sequence MAGLDAALAGVTTWIGDNLLIDTVRVTLPATGDPVLNEATGQLEYPDGDILYEGPGAVQGSAAQAEISAIPDHNLPWVQETTSRYRLLTPLPAPIPPKDAVVTVVAVHDPARTGLLGRSWTCTDPGRAGTVEVVRITPLDQLRTGAP; translated from the coding sequence ATGGCCGGACTCGACGCGGCCCTCGCCGGAGTTACCACATGGATCGGGGACAACCTCCTCATCGACACCGTCCGCGTCACCTTGCCCGCCACCGGCGACCCGGTCCTGAACGAGGCCACGGGGCAGCTCGAGTACCCCGACGGCGACATCCTCTACGAAGGGCCCGGCGCCGTGCAGGGCTCTGCCGCCCAGGCAGAGATCTCCGCCATCCCGGACCACAACCTGCCGTGGGTGCAGGAGACCACCTCCCGGTACCGGCTCCTCACCCCCCTGCCCGCACCGATCCCCCCGAAGGACGCCGTGGTCACCGTGGTGGCCGTCCACGACCCGGCACGTACCGGGCTCCTCGGTCGCTCCTGGACCTGTACCGACCCCGGCCGGGCCGGCACCGTCGAAGTCGTCCGTATCACCCCCCTCGACCAACTCCGGACGGGGGCGCCGTGA
- a CDS encoding HK97 gp10 family phage protein, whose translation MTPDELADRLDHAATRIGPAIQRAVRHTGELGRARIRGNASGRPGPNVITGAYRNSWETQSRRLPYGAMCTIGTNAPQGRRLEFGFVGPDSLGRVYNQPPFPHVGPAIDYIGATLMMEMRYAIAEVLQ comes from the coding sequence GTGACACCCGACGAACTCGCCGACCGCCTCGACCACGCCGCAACCCGCATCGGGCCCGCGATCCAGAGGGCCGTCCGGCACACCGGAGAGCTCGGACGCGCCCGGATCCGCGGCAACGCGTCCGGGCGGCCCGGCCCGAACGTCATCACCGGCGCGTACCGCAACTCCTGGGAGACGCAGAGCCGCCGCCTTCCGTACGGGGCGATGTGCACCATCGGCACAAACGCCCCTCAAGGCCGCCGCCTCGAGTTCGGGTTCGTTGGACCAGACAGTCTCGGGCGCGTCTACAACCAGCCCCCATTCCCGCATGTCGGCCCAGCCATCGACTACATCGGCGCGACGCTGATGATGGAGATGCGGTACGCCATCGCGGAGGTGCTCCAGTGA
- a CDS encoding phage tail tape measure protein: protein MANWNLSVDLRGHGNGLAQSLKSAAKHARTLGSAARTAKTEVRGLGQASQAAARHIRTLGTTARTTARRLNSLGNDARTASRQLGRYGDAARTANRHVNTLGDHSRTTGRQLARMSGQIDTAVRDLLRLAQAAQRASTHMRGLSDRGALRRMTADTGRLRRQLVGAATLLSGGALVMGIGDLVKHGNEYQQSMNTFGAVTGATQMQMQRAAATASQLGNDLSLPGATAAEAADAMVELAKAGFRTDQAISATRASLTLASAAQVNAADSAKYLGDMMDQFGMGADQAGAAADTLAATANAASGDIIDIYYAMKYAGPVAHGLGVNMQEAASAVGMLGKAGILGQTAGTTLRGMMANLASPTKQMTQGLEAMGIQAWDAQGRFKGLRYVIDGLSKAQHRMTQQDFAAAVKKSMGKPAMSGAIALAHQGVDSFDALMAAVSETGAASDIAAAKGKGLAGAMLQLKTQSKQTGLAIYDGMAPGLEFLTRGITSALAKATPKIESFFAYLNDAAALFGPDIAAAARSTFADIGDAADDMLTPFKELGGDAAASSLHVLLSAGQMVVDVLKNLAEGATPVVSALGDIAGEGSGVAGSLDIAVVALDAAAEAVSFLSQILGPIGHLIGGLVSGFGALPGPVQSAVLAMLLMRRVGPVIQSTATGIGTRLTGAYRSLNAQMAVQRSLAASSGATLSRFGAGLAVLQTRVPAIGAMGASFRTATAGATGFGAALRGVSAAAGAGLRAGMGGLMGALGGPWGVAIMGATMLLGTYLTAQQDAAAAASQHKASVDGLTSALRESNGAISENVRTQAAQTLADTKLQQKAIGINTTLMQVLGRKGHTLQEVTDAYLGQRGSIKDLAKEMQSLAKAELDEGGDGALQRAGEYGMAAKALRGMSGDAKTAAKNAKDLDNAVSGRGATAYSRLKDAVSALADKTADADSRTRALRDALDLLSGGSVSLQAAQARVNEAVTQANEAMAAGVDRADGWGKALIGANGALDTTTKNGQSLFNTLNSIADSSSSAAVAAYDFAQSQGKTVPQSVAAATKEMQAARDSAVKLAQGYGLSQKQAAGVADAMGLIPGRVSILLQTEGVDTALAELMGVQAEFERMPKAKTIKVDALGAEAKKELEDIGYKIQLIPGTREYKITAPTKAARAELDLLIAKLGQTNGKTLDIKAPTGKVKAELQTIQDKVRATKGKTLNIKAPTQEARQNLEALGFKIKNTKGKTVTISVPTGDATRNAAIIQSAINNIRGKSVSIYLNYKKTGNDRDANGVPDMVQAPQAHGSVLDFYANGGTNRRGIRENHTAQIAPAGAWRVWAEEETGGEAYIPLAASKRGRSRAITEETIRRLGGDPRSVQWNADGNVTDWTYDPASGSLYSSSDAGQAAHKTKKVKYKVKGKTKTKEVEYFDLAALEKKLKANSKATATWAKNLSTVADRAGADVADALAAMGEDGIKLTAKMAKGSTKYVNDMAKALRGLAATAKASLTDYTRQLSKANTADATFAKNLITLSAKGYGDLAKQLAAQGDQAAMELAAAAVKDSKKASSANTAAKTANNALTSDQAQQLVAIIAAVKTSKTGLHTVADTTGFGEDEIITIANKAKSQISGALGSRATKFLADLARANKGLSYANGGIREGIYATRGGAVTFAEPSTGGEAYIPLGANKRRAATNVLRDVASRFGVGLTDMSATRPVVIVRDGGDTHVTVTAVRTGASASDIGSQVGRSVRRARRGGVNARAAA, encoded by the coding sequence GTGGCGAACTGGAACCTGTCAGTGGACCTGCGGGGCCACGGCAACGGCCTTGCCCAGTCCCTCAAGTCCGCCGCCAAGCACGCCCGGACCCTGGGCTCGGCTGCCCGTACCGCGAAGACCGAGGTCCGTGGGCTCGGCCAGGCATCCCAGGCCGCGGCCCGGCACATCCGCACCCTCGGCACCACGGCCCGCACCACCGCCCGCCGTCTCAACAGCCTCGGGAACGACGCACGCACCGCCAGCCGCCAGCTGGGCCGGTACGGAGACGCCGCCCGAACAGCGAACCGGCACGTCAACACCCTCGGCGACCACTCCCGCACCACCGGCCGGCAGCTCGCCCGCATGTCCGGGCAGATCGACACCGCCGTCCGAGACCTCCTGCGTCTCGCCCAGGCCGCACAACGGGCCTCCACTCACATGCGGGGGCTCAGCGACCGCGGCGCCCTACGCCGCATGACTGCCGACACCGGCCGGCTCCGTCGCCAGCTTGTGGGAGCGGCGACGCTGCTGTCCGGTGGTGCCCTCGTCATGGGCATCGGCGACCTGGTCAAGCACGGCAACGAGTACCAGCAGTCGATGAACACCTTCGGCGCGGTCACCGGGGCAACCCAGATGCAGATGCAGCGCGCCGCGGCGACCGCCAGTCAGCTCGGCAACGACCTGTCCCTTCCCGGGGCGACCGCCGCCGAAGCGGCCGATGCCATGGTCGAGCTCGCGAAGGCCGGTTTCCGGACCGACCAGGCGATCAGCGCCACCCGTGCGTCCCTCACCCTCGCCTCCGCCGCCCAGGTCAACGCCGCCGACTCCGCGAAGTACCTCGGCGACATGATGGACCAGTTCGGCATGGGTGCCGATCAGGCCGGTGCCGCCGCCGACACCCTTGCCGCGACCGCAAACGCCGCATCCGGCGACATCATCGACATCTACTACGCCATGAAGTACGCCGGCCCCGTCGCCCACGGCCTCGGCGTCAACATGCAGGAAGCAGCGTCCGCGGTCGGCATGCTCGGCAAGGCCGGCATCCTCGGCCAGACCGCCGGGACCACGCTGCGCGGCATGATGGCCAACCTCGCGTCCCCAACGAAACAGATGACGCAGGGCCTCGAGGCCATGGGCATTCAGGCATGGGACGCCCAGGGCCGGTTCAAGGGCCTCCGATACGTCATCGACGGCCTGTCCAAGGCGCAGCACCGCATGACGCAGCAGGACTTCGCCGCTGCGGTGAAGAAGTCCATGGGCAAGCCGGCCATGTCCGGGGCCATCGCACTCGCCCACCAAGGCGTCGACTCATTCGACGCGCTCATGGCCGCGGTGTCGGAAACCGGGGCCGCCTCCGACATTGCTGCGGCGAAAGGCAAGGGCCTTGCCGGTGCGATGCTGCAGCTGAAGACCCAGTCGAAGCAGACCGGCCTGGCCATCTACGACGGCATGGCGCCCGGACTGGAGTTCCTGACCCGCGGCATCACGTCCGCCCTGGCCAAGGCCACCCCGAAGATCGAGTCCTTTTTCGCCTACCTGAACGACGCCGCGGCGCTGTTCGGCCCGGACATTGCCGCAGCCGCCCGCAGCACGTTCGCCGACATCGGTGACGCCGCCGACGACATGCTCACCCCGTTCAAGGAGCTCGGCGGAGACGCAGCCGCCTCTTCCCTTCACGTCCTCCTGTCGGCCGGCCAGATGGTCGTCGATGTCCTGAAGAACCTCGCCGAGGGCGCCACCCCCGTCGTATCCGCCCTGGGCGACATCGCCGGGGAGGGCAGCGGTGTGGCGGGCTCCCTCGATATTGCGGTCGTGGCCCTGGACGCTGCAGCCGAAGCCGTGTCGTTCCTGTCCCAAATCCTCGGCCCCATCGGGCACCTCATCGGCGGACTCGTCTCCGGATTCGGGGCACTGCCCGGCCCCGTACAGTCCGCAGTCCTCGCAATGCTCCTGATGCGCCGCGTCGGCCCGGTGATCCAGTCCACCGCGACGGGCATCGGCACCCGCCTCACCGGCGCCTACCGGTCCCTGAACGCGCAAATGGCCGTACAGCGGAGCCTGGCCGCATCGTCCGGAGCGACCCTGTCCCGATTCGGTGCAGGCCTCGCCGTCCTCCAGACACGCGTCCCCGCCATCGGGGCGATGGGAGCGAGCTTCCGCACTGCGACAGCTGGCGCTACCGGGTTCGGCGCCGCGCTACGCGGCGTAAGCGCAGCAGCCGGAGCCGGGCTGCGCGCCGGAATGGGCGGCCTCATGGGGGCCCTCGGGGGCCCGTGGGGTGTTGCCATCATGGGCGCCACCATGCTGCTCGGCACGTACCTCACAGCGCAGCAGGACGCCGCCGCAGCAGCATCCCAGCACAAGGCATCCGTGGATGGGCTGACGTCGGCGCTCCGCGAATCGAACGGGGCGATCAGCGAGAACGTGCGCACGCAGGCCGCGCAGACCCTGGCCGACACGAAGCTCCAGCAGAAGGCCATCGGCATCAACACGACGCTGATGCAGGTCCTCGGAAGGAAGGGGCACACCCTTCAGGAGGTCACGGACGCCTACTTGGGGCAGCGCGGCAGCATCAAGGACCTCGCCAAGGAGATGCAGTCCCTAGCGAAGGCGGAACTCGACGAGGGCGGCGACGGGGCGCTGCAGCGGGCCGGCGAGTACGGGATGGCGGCCAAGGCGCTGCGCGGCATGTCCGGAGACGCGAAGACTGCCGCGAAGAACGCCAAGGACCTCGACAACGCGGTGTCCGGGCGAGGCGCCACCGCCTACAGCCGCCTGAAGGATGCCGTCAGCGCTCTCGCCGACAAGACCGCGGACGCCGACTCCCGCACCCGGGCCCTGCGAGACGCCCTCGACCTGCTGTCCGGCGGGTCTGTCAGTCTGCAGGCCGCTCAGGCCCGGGTGAATGAGGCGGTCACCCAGGCGAACGAAGCCATGGCCGCCGGCGTCGACCGTGCCGACGGGTGGGGGAAGGCGCTCATCGGGGCGAACGGGGCCCTGGACACCACGACGAAGAACGGGCAGAGCCTGTTCAACACCCTGAACTCGATCGCGGACAGCTCATCGTCCGCCGCCGTGGCCGCGTACGACTTCGCCCAGTCGCAGGGCAAGACCGTTCCGCAGTCCGTGGCGGCGGCGACGAAGGAGATGCAAGCCGCCCGTGACTCGGCAGTCAAGCTCGCCCAGGGCTACGGACTGAGCCAGAAGCAGGCCGCCGGGGTCGCCGACGCGATGGGCCTGATCCCCGGACGGGTCAGCATCCTCCTGCAGACCGAGGGCGTCGACACCGCGCTCGCAGAGCTGATGGGTGTGCAAGCCGAATTTGAGCGGATGCCAAAGGCGAAGACCATCAAGGTCGACGCGCTGGGAGCGGAGGCGAAGAAGGAACTCGAGGACATCGGGTACAAGATCCAGCTGATCCCGGGGACCCGCGAGTACAAAATCACCGCCCCGACAAAGGCGGCCCGCGCCGAGTTGGACCTCCTCATCGCGAAGCTCGGTCAGACCAACGGCAAGACCCTCGACATCAAGGCGCCCACCGGCAAGGTCAAGGCCGAGCTGCAGACGATCCAGGACAAGGTCCGCGCCACCAAGGGCAAGACGCTCAACATCAAGGCCCCCACCCAGGAAGCCCGCCAGAACCTGGAAGCCCTCGGCTTCAAAATCAAGAACACCAAGGGCAAGACCGTCACGATCAGCGTCCCGACCGGAGACGCCACCCGCAACGCCGCGATCATCCAGTCCGCCATCAACAACATCCGCGGCAAGTCCGTCAGCATCTACCTCAATTACAAGAAGACCGGGAACGACCGCGACGCCAACGGCGTCCCCGACATGGTCCAGGCACCGCAGGCCCACGGCTCCGTCTTGGACTTCTACGCAAACGGGGGCACGAACCGGCGTGGCATCCGGGAGAACCACACCGCGCAGATCGCACCTGCCGGCGCCTGGCGGGTCTGGGCCGAGGAAGAGACCGGGGGAGAGGCGTACATCCCCCTCGCCGCCTCCAAGCGCGGCCGCTCCCGCGCCATCACGGAGGAGACGATCCGGCGCCTCGGCGGCGACCCCCGCAGCGTCCAGTGGAACGCTGACGGGAACGTCACCGACTGGACGTACGACCCCGCCTCCGGATCGCTGTACTCGTCGTCCGACGCAGGGCAGGCCGCCCACAAGACGAAGAAGGTCAAGTACAAGGTCAAGGGCAAGACGAAGACCAAGGAAGTCGAGTACTTCGACCTCGCAGCCCTCGAGAAGAAGCTGAAGGCGAACTCCAAGGCCACCGCCACCTGGGCAAAGAACCTCAGCACGGTCGCGGACCGGGCCGGAGCCGATGTCGCCGACGCTCTCGCTGCGATGGGCGAAGACGGAATCAAGCTCACCGCGAAGATGGCCAAGGGCTCCACTAAGTACGTCAACGACATGGCCAAGGCGCTGCGCGGCCTCGCCGCCACCGCAAAGGCGTCGCTGACCGACTACACCCGGCAGCTATCGAAGGCGAACACCGCCGACGCCACCTTTGCGAAGAATCTGATCACGCTGTCCGCGAAGGGGTACGGCGACCTCGCCAAGCAGCTCGCCGCCCAGGGCGACCAAGCCGCCATGGAACTTGCCGCGGCAGCGGTGAAGGACAGCAAGAAGGCGTCCTCGGCCAACACCGCCGCGAAAACAGCGAACAACGCGCTCACCTCGGACCAGGCGCAGCAGCTCGTCGCCATCATCGCCGCCGTCAAGACCAGCAAGACCGGCCTGCACACCGTCGCGGACACGACCGGGTTTGGCGAGGACGAGATCATCACCATCGCCAACAAGGCGAAAAGCCAGATCAGCGGCGCCCTCGGCTCCCGGGCCACGAAGTTCCTCGCCGACCTGGCCCGCGCCAACAAGGGCCTCTCGTACGCGAACGGCGGGATCCGGGAGGGCATCTACGCCACCCGCGGCGGGGCAGTGACCTTCGCGGAGCCGTCCACGGGCGGCGAGGCATACATCCCGCTCGGCGCGAACAAGCGCCGCGCCGCCACCAACGTGCTGCGAGACGTCGCCAGCCGGTTCGGGGTCGGCCTCACCGACATGTCCGCGACCCGACCGGTCGTCATTGTCCGCGACGGCGGAGATACCCACGTCACCGTCACCGCGGTCCGCACCGGGGCATCCGCGTCGGACATCGGATCGCAGGTCGGCCGCAGCGTGCGACGTGCTCGCAGGGGAGGGGTGAATGCTCGTGCCGCTGCCTGA
- a CDS encoding phage tail domain-containing protein, which produces MLVPLPELTDWQYELGGVLMGAGTPVQVMETTGLGRPPVRDNDADQPSMDGAFAGPDYYAARQVQFDAAVRIPGDPAACHDVVAALQASADDPLVRLGGGVTMPLRIKRPGRPVKVLNGRLRRVDPEFKQVIHGYVPLDLEFIATDPTYYADEETTTEIPLGWLTGGGFAAPVVAPIFVQSGTTAADRPGWVTNQGTTPAWPVIRITGPVATVTVTHVASGRQLSMPTLNLTSSSQWVEVDTRPGYRAVRRENGGNASTLLSPSSRVDLFSLPPGQSEMRWTGFDNTNTARMRLTWRDAYTAL; this is translated from the coding sequence ATGCTCGTGCCGCTGCCTGAGCTCACTGACTGGCAGTACGAACTCGGGGGCGTCCTCATGGGCGCCGGTACCCCGGTGCAGGTCATGGAGACGACCGGCCTGGGCCGGCCACCGGTCCGGGACAACGACGCCGACCAGCCGTCCATGGACGGGGCGTTCGCCGGCCCCGACTACTACGCCGCCCGGCAAGTCCAGTTCGATGCCGCCGTCCGTATCCCCGGCGATCCGGCCGCCTGCCACGACGTGGTGGCCGCTCTGCAGGCTTCCGCCGACGATCCGCTTGTACGGCTCGGGGGCGGGGTGACGATGCCGCTGCGCATCAAGCGCCCCGGCCGGCCTGTGAAGGTCCTCAACGGGCGTCTGCGACGGGTCGATCCCGAGTTCAAGCAGGTCATTCACGGCTACGTCCCCCTCGACCTGGAGTTCATCGCCACCGACCCGACGTACTACGCCGACGAGGAGACGACCACTGAGATCCCGCTCGGCTGGCTGACCGGCGGAGGATTCGCCGCCCCCGTCGTCGCGCCGATCTTCGTGCAGTCGGGGACGACGGCTGCCGATCGGCCCGGCTGGGTCACCAACCAGGGGACCACCCCCGCGTGGCCTGTCATCCGGATCACTGGCCCCGTCGCCACAGTCACCGTCACCCACGTCGCATCCGGCCGGCAGCTGTCCATGCCGACGCTGAACCTCACCTCGAGCAGCCAGTGGGTCGAGGTCGACACCCGGCCCGGCTACCGCGCCGTCCGTCGGGAGAACGGCGGCAACGCCTCCACGCTGCTCTCCCCTTCCTCGCGCGTCGACCTGTTCTCCCTGCCGCCCGGCCAGTCCGAGATGCGCTGGACCGGCTTCGACAACACGAACACCGCCCGCATGCGCCTGACCTGGCGCGACGCCTACACCGCCCTCTGA